The genomic interval CCAGCCATCTCTCTCTCACCCTGACACACTTTAATCTCCACTTGAGTCTGTCCATCAGCAGCTGTAGAAAACACCtagggaaaagaaggaaacttgCTGGGTTGGCAGCCTGATTAAACCATTACCCCCTACAAACTGCTAACCAAAGGAAGAAATTCACATCCCAACATTGGAAGAATCCTAATGTACACTATGTTCAGAACAAAGGCCTATGTCTTTACAGAGAACAGGAGCAGGATTAGCACAGCAGAAGGGCATACAATAGCTATTGTTTCAGCTAAGCAAACGCATTGTACAAAGATGCAACACTAGCACATAAGGCCTACAAGGAGCTATAAAAAGTGAGATGTTGAAACATGCTCATCCAGAGGAATGGGTCAGAGAAAGGACATTTATGTTCATAGTCACAGGAAATCATCACTTTTCTTCAGAATGATATTGTGGCGATagatcactgcaaacaaagcaacagtcatAGTTCTTTCATAAAAACATCAAAACTCAGAAAGTTAGGAAGTAATTCTAAATCTAAGACCCACTGTCCAAATAACCCTGGGCTTGGTATCTCAGAACTATCGTTTACTGGGAAGACAAGCACACTCCCCTAGTGTCAGCCAGACATTTAATTTACTGCCTCTGAGAGTAATGTagggattttaaaataatgagggTCCTTCTGGCACATTACTGTCCTGTGAAGGAAGACACTTGATGACTTCCCTAAAATCACCACCAGGTAACCTCCTTACCAGGTAACTTTTCCAGGAATATAAGAGAATAAATGATAAGATTCTTACCACCCACCCACATTCAACTAGTATGAactgcaaaacaaaaagaaaggtttTCTAGAAAGAGCTCACAGAAGTGGCTACAATCACATCCCTCACAGAATCTAGTATCTCTGTGAGAAAGTAAGGAGGGGGTGACTTTTACCTGGCTCTTCTTGGTTGGAATAGTGGTGTTCCTGTTAATAAGCTTGGTGAAGACACCTCCCAGGGTCTCAATACCCAGAGACAGGGGAGTGACATCCAGCAGCAGCACATCTGTCACATCACCAGCCAGCACACCTCCCTGAATGGCAGCTCCTATGGCCACAGCCTCATCAGGATTGACAGCTTTACTTGGGGCTCGGCCAAAGAGATCCTGCACAGTCTGCTGAACCTGAGCACCAAGAAAACAGAACCTTGTCACTAGCTGCTTAGGGCACCTGCCTGAGAACGACAGCAGCGCGTGTATCCCCAAGCCCCACCAGATCCGGGACCGGCTGCTTCACGTCCAGGAATGTTTACTCAAATTATTACTTTGCAGTTGAGTTATTTTTAATGAGTTAAGTATATTATTTGGAAACACATATTTTACTCGGAATATCTCATTTATAGCCTTTTAAAATCTGGAAACAATTTGCCTAAGTTTTGTCATCTGATTTCCCAAGCAACACACTAGGAACAGAAGCGGAAGGCAAGGGGACTTAAATCGATATTGTCCAAGTCCTCTTCTATGTATCAACTAAAACTCAGCTTAAAAGCAGCAGTAGTAATTCAATAATTCAATACCAGTGCTGATGTGAGGCATGTTTTCCCCTCCATATTTTACTAATGCTAGGAAAAAGTTTATTTGAATATAACATCTGAGAATAAGAATATAACATCTGAGATAATTTGTTAACATAAAGATATCTGCTTGATTCAAAGCCTCTCTTTTTCACCCCCAGTTTATTGTTTGCATTAAGCAtaagaactcaaaaaaaaaaaaaaaaaaattatgaaaatcaaaGCCCAAGATAGTTCTATTCAAGCTATAAAGAATTATACCTTCAACatgttctgtgctcagtcattaGTTTTCCACACACCTGTCTTATCAGAATGATGTGTTGACAGAATGCATCATTGCACAAATCTCTGTTGAAGATGGTATTAGAAACCCAAACAATATACTGCAAAACACATATCCAAAACTGCCTATAGAGGCTAGTTAGTTAAGCTGTATGTTAAGGTGTCTTGGCCCTCATACTGTTTCATTCTGAAAAATTCTATAAAGCTGAAGTTCAGGGCCCTCCTTGCTAGTACTCCAAAGACATTCCCCCCCACTTcttaatccttttaaaaaatattctttaagacTAGAACTCTAGCGAGTACACAAATTCATACCCCTTTCAGGCCAAGATTTAGAAAGGTCACATACACCTGTCCCTACACAACATAAGCCATATGGTGTGCATATGCTATGTCCTAAGAAATCATATGTTGGCCCTCTCTGCTCTCCATGCCAAGAATTCCATGGGTACTTACCTTGGGCATCCTAGTCATGCCACCAACCAGAATCACTTCTCCTATGTCACTCTTGCTGACTTCTGCATCTTGCATGGCTTTTTGGCATGGGGCAATGGTCCTTCTGATTAGATCAGTAACAATCCCTTCAAACTGAGCCCGAGTCAGCTTCATATTCAAATGCTTGGGTCCAGAAGCATCCATTGTAAGATAAGGCAAATTGATGTCAGTCTGCAAGGGAAGCAGGAAGACCAGTTGTGAAGTCTATTACTTCAATTAAAGACTACACACTAGAAAATATTTCGAAAGTCACAGGGAGGATCAGACACACTTTAAACAAACAGCTACCAAAGACAGACTCTTAAAAGATTTAACCTCTTATCTTCTCAGAAGTAACACTACAAACCTATTAATAATAATGAAGGATGGAATAgagtagcaggaaaaaaaatccccattCAAAAGGTGAAGGATTGTCCTGCCATTAAAACATGCATTAAGAAATTACACTACTGTGTTTTTaccaagttttttaaaaaaaattccgtGTACTTCTGAGAAAAAAGTATGCTCTGAACCAAATAATCTGCCACTAAACCAGGGCTTTACAAGTCTAAGATGGTTAAAAAAGCTACAACAAAAATGCCTAAAGGACTGACTACTGCTATGATAGTCACAGAGAGCAGCAAACACTGCTACAGTCACACCATGTAATATATAGTATCAATAAACATTAAATCCTAATAAGGCATGGATTAAGAATATTTAGACTAACAAAACTATTAAACATGCAGAAACAGGTGTCTCAGGGGTGAACTCCCAGGAAGAGAGTTAAATTTATGCTGCACCTCCAACTTCACATCAAAGCAAGGACAAAAAGCAATAAAGACTGAGGGGAGCAAATCCTTAGCCACTTTTCTTCAGGGAGAGTACCCTGGACAGTTAAAGGCTTAATAAGAATTAACAAACCTTCTGTAAAAACAATGATACTGGATATAGTTTCAAGGACACCAATAACAATTTCCTCTTTGCACAATGTTAAAccgaatcagaaaaaaaattatctaagtTAATGCAATCGAACAGAACTTTCTGTGGCAATGGAAATGCTACTTGTGCTTCTCAATCCTGCAGCCACTAGTCACACATGGCTGAAAAGCTGAAATTCACCTAGTGCAACTGAGAAATGGAAttcttaaaaattgtattttgagACTTCCcgtgggtccagtggctaagactcagctcccaatacagggcacccaggtttgatccctggttagggaactagatcccacatgctgcaactaagggtttgtatgcaaccaagacccagtgcagtcaaataaatatttttaaattgtatttaatcTTAAATAGCCATATGTGGTTACTGTACTAGTGCAGTTCCATATGCTCTAAGTTACAACCTgaaaaactccagtactttccACATTCAAATGCCAGTTCCATCATGAAGTTttgtcccttctctctctctaattAAACCATGTATCTCTCCCTACCTCACCCTGGGGTCCAAGTCCTTTCCTCTCTCACCACCTGGTGTAGCTTTAACAGACCTCTACATTTTTTCACACCCACTCAGGCTGCCACAGCTCCCCCGCATTTTCCACTTCACCTCAGGGTGCTTTCCCCAAACCTGACCATGTCACTGCCccatcttaaaatttttcagtgatTTGTAGTCAATTATCTCAGGAAAGACACCAAATCCTCCAATCTGTAAAGCCTCCAGCCTTATCTTCTATGCTCCTCCTGCCCCTCTAGTCTGTACTTCCGCCACATTGACCCTTTCTCAGGTCTTACCCCACCACCTCATACTTATCTGACACTTTATGTGTTCCTGATCAACTCACCTTGCAGGAGGCTCTAATTATGTCAAATACCTGTCAAGTTCCTCTATTATAAATCTAAGTTTGcctgttttagaaaataaaattaacatatacactTATAGTACCACTGCTATTTACTACACATTGTCCTAAGCATGTTATACCTATTAATTTACTAATCCTCACAACTCTAAGGGGGAAATGGAGTGctaattatcctcattttatagacaagaaaacaaacattagTAATTCATCCAAAGTCATACAGCAAACAATGAAATAGAAACTTAATCTCCACCAGTCTATCTACAGAGTAACTGTATATTACTTCTGACATTTATTGATATAATGTTTAATTAATGTCCACCACTCCAAACTACAGTATAAATTCCACAAGGGCAATAAATGCTTCTATGAGTTTAACCTACaatcacacatgcacaaacactaATGTACAAAGATGGTCAATATATCTTGCTATTAATAAAACagcaaaatgcaaagaaacaatCTAAGTACATTTCAATAGGATACAGCCACAGTAAAACCAACCAAGGTATCACTCCAAGAAGTGAACCCCCTAGGAAGAAAGAATCATAAGCTATCCTCTGGCAGTGTTACATATTTCAGTCTCAACCATCATGCTAAAAATTCTAACAGCTGAACAAAGGAATACCATCAACTTCGTGGATGACCCTCTTTCATagctgctattaaaaaaaaaaatccagatgtgACTGAAGGTCACCCACTTTACCAACACAACAACAGCCACTATAAACACCTATTCCCTTCCCAGAGTGGGTGATCAACTACCTACCTAGCAGTATGCTCTTTCCTGCTGCCACTTGAGAATCTAGAATTAGAACTCCTGTCATCTTGTTATATTCCTGACATGGACCTAACATGCTGTTATTCTGTTCTTAGTGGTTAACGCAAAGAGAAACTTCATCTCTCAGAACTGGAGCAACATATGGTAAAACTTTCAACAGATTTGAGCAAATCTGCCCATGGAGGCAAACTTGCACAGGTACATATTCCCTGGCTTTCAGCCAGGATTCATTAACTCACTGTCTAGACTGGTGATCTAAATAAATTAGAGACTTACAtaaaaaggtgtctgaaataaaaacagaagtagtTCTGAGAGTCTCCTAGTATTTCCAGGTTAGTAATTCTAATTTTACACACTGCTCAGTctagatgcaggagacataagagacttgggttcgattcctgggtcaggaagatcccctgaaggaggaaatggtgacccactccaatattcttgcatggagaatcctgtggacatgggagcctggcgggttacagcccatagggtcacaaaaagtccaaaaagttgggaaaagactgaagtgacatagcataaTGGTGCAgtctagatttaaaaaataccatCTTGAATGCAAATAAGTATATTCAATGTCATTCAGCTCTCAATTAAACCATTATTTGGCTCCTGTAACATAACCTGATTTGGTGCTTAACAAATTTCAGCTCACTCATTAAAAACACAATAGTTCCGTTAATGGAAAAGCATTTTTTACCACCAACcagaaaatggttaaaaaaaaatctcaccaaCATTATGCCAATTAAAATATGCTATTCAAGTAAACTCCGGCTGAAAAGATCCATCAAGGTTTCTGGAATTTGTCCACGTCTCACCTGCACAGATGAAGAGAGTTCACACTTGGCCTTCTCAGCAGCTTCCCGAACTCTCTGAAGCGCCATGTTGTCTTTGGTCAAATCAACCCCCGTCTAACAAGACAGAATATAACTAGTGTAAGTAAGAAAATGACTACTACTTAAATCGCAGTGGTAAGGTGtagacaaaacaaaataaagccatACCTTCataaacaagcaaaaactaaTCATTGCCTTTAAAACTCTACAGGAAAAAGACCTAATCTGAAAAAGATATATTATGTCTGGAGTTAAAGGGATGAACTGTTCTCACTTCTTTCCAGCTGTAGGATTCTGGCTCAAAAAAGGAGTTCTCAAAATTCCTTTTCCAATACAGGTATTCTCCCACTTTTCCAAAACTTGCTTTAAACCACACCTCACTTTTATAAAAGATCTGTATTAATACCTGTTTTTGCCAACCAAGTGAAACCTGAAAAGGATTTTCACATTTACAAAAAAGGACAACTAATATTCGGCATTTGCTTTGCAACAAGCTATTATAGAAGCAGTGTGCACCCCAAGCTCCTTGCCCAGTAACTACATTTATCTGAGTATCAAGCCACCATAGCTTTGATCTGGAAGCGTATGAACATTTTGTTTTGTGCATCCGTTAGAAAAAAGGTGCCCTAAGGTAATTGCTTCTttgcttcacaacatttcagctTATCATAGGTTTCACAGGAAGACATTTTCAGATAGTGGAGGAAACCTATATAGTTGTCCATCAGTATCTGTGAGGAGTGGTTCTAGCACTTCTCTCCAAAAACGTGGATTCCCCAATCCAAAGACATTCAGGTTTCCTATATATAATGCCATAGTACTATTATACACCTGGTACTGTATCCTTTTCATTGCTGTCTGTTCACAATTTGAAGTGACAATAACTGGAACAGTTCAGAGCACCCATGAAACTGAAATGCAATTTCAGTGGACTATGCAACGGGAGAAAAAATCATAAAGCAAACTGCAGTCCAAAGAAACCCTCAGTATCTCCATGTCTACACATTAAATCCACTGGTAACTAACCTCTCTTTTGAACTCCTTCACAATGTGGCGCAGCAAGGCCTGGTCAAAGTCTTCACCACCTAAGAAAGTGTCTCCATTGGTGGATTTCACCTCAAATACTCCTTTCTGAATTTCCAGTATGGAAATATCAAAAGTTCCACCACCTAAATCATACACAGCAAtgctagaaagaaaaaagaaggcctTCAAGAACCAAATTCATCACAGGTAGAGTTCAGTCACCAAACTAACATACACCTGGCTACTTCCCCCCACCCAGGTATAATTATCAAAGTTGATGACTGCCTAAGTGTCATATGTCTTAACATATGGTCCTTACAGCAACATGTAAAACATGTAAGAGTTAAAATGAAATGGTAAACTTCCGGATGAATACTTGCCAACAGGCATACCAAGGGAGTAAAATAACCATAGtcagtacttttaaaaagaaaagaaaagaaagaaagagaaaaagtaatcAAAGGAATAGtcctgaaatgaatgaaaaacacaGACCATAGAAACCTGGGGAAAAggtcaaggcagtatatttttAGTCTAAGGCGCAACACTAAGAAATCAAGATGATGATTGAGGATAGATTTCAAGATTCCATGAACTTAGTCTCACGCATCTAAGTGGAAATTTATTACACAAACTTACATTTTGTCTTCTGATTTGTCCAGACCGTAAGCCAAAGCAGCGGCTGTGGGTTCATTAATTACCCGAAGCACATTTAGTCCAGATATCTGGCCAGCATCCTTAGTGGcctatagaagaagaaaaaaggcatTTTTTTACCCTTGTGTCCCAAGTACCATTTATTTCGTGACTAAAAATGCTATTGAACTCACCTGTCTCTGAGAGTCATTGAAATAAGCTGGGACTGTGATCACAGCATTTTTTGCTGTGTGCCCCAaataattttctggaaaagaaatcaatgaaatcaacCATGAGAATCCTATcaaataaaataagctacaattaATAATGTAGCCTGACAACCCATGTCATCCTCTTGAGATCAAAAACAGTACCCATTAGTTTTTTAGCATATGACCTAACATGTAGAGATCTTATTGAAAAACACTCTGATTTAAAAAACTCAAGATCTCACCTATAACACATTAGTGAAGGCTCATCAACTATAATGACCTAGTTTTTTAGACTTAAAAGAGCCACTGTTTCTCAAACAGGAAGTTGTAAGTTTTATCTAACAGACACAAAAGCTTAAAGTGTAGTCTTTTGGTTTCCCTTCTGGGAAAAATAAACATGCAAGCCACCATTAGGAAAACTTGGAAGAGAAGTTCAATTTGTAGAGAAAGAGTAATGAAGTTTTGCCATTTCTAGGTATTCTGTGCAAAAGCCAGTGCAAACTCATTCAAAGGTCAATGAGATACAGAAGCCAGTGATCTCAGAGTAATCATgcagttttctgaattttccaagatATGAACTAAGCTTTCTCACCTGCagtctctttcatcttcatcaacacAAATGCTCCAATCTGACTTGGGGAATAGAGTTTTCCATGAGCTTCAACCCAGGCATCACCATTAGAGGCACGGACAATTTTAAAAGGAACATTTTTACTGAAAGAcacaaatatttgagaaaaatgcCAGCACAATCTATCATGAAGTTACCATACACCATGAAAGCCCATCTTCCACCCCACGAGATCCATGGTCAACAAATGAGAACTTCAGGAATTCACTTAATGAAATCCTTTAGAAAGTAATCATTAACACGTAAAAACATCCTGATGAAACCTGAACATTCTTCTCACCAAAAATTTATGCAGCTGCTTTGGATAACACAGAGATACCATATGACTCAGAAACTTCATTACTAGATGtctacccaagaaaaatgaaaacgtaCATCCACATAGAAACCTACAAATGTTTATGGTAGCATTACTCATTAACAGCCAAAAAGTGGGAACAATCCAAATGTCATCAACAAATAAACACTAAATTCTCTATGTATGTGTGCAATGGagtattatttggccataaaaacaaatgaaatactgATAACATGAGACAGCaaggataaaccttgaaaacatatcGAACTATCTGATCAGCACAAGATGAAGCCTATGTCATTGTCTCGTGTTTAACACCAATTTACATGGTCCAGATATGACCACCCAAATCTTCATATATCATGTCACACATAGCAAAGTCCTAATCTGTGAAGGCAgaattgaatattttgaagaagaCACCCTCTGGGCAAGGGCAGGGCCTGTCCCCAGGGATCCTGCTAGTAAGTCTGTTCTAAACAGCCTTTGCAAATAAATACAGTCTTACTATTACTCACATGTCCTTCTGAACTTCTGGGTCATCATATCGCCGACCAATAAGACGCTTGGTAGCATAGAATGTGTTGTTTGGATTGGTGACAGCCTGTCGCTTGGCCGGCATGCCAACAAGTCGCTCACCATCTGCTGTAAAGGCTACAACTGAAGGGGTGGTTCTGGCACCTTCAGCGTTCTCTAGCACCTAAAACTCCCAAAGGAGGACAGAGTAAGGTTCCAGTCACCACCAGTGTCTTTGTATCAATTATTGGAGACACAGAGCAAACATTAAACAGCAGTACTAGTGAGGATATTTTTCTGCCCTGTAAATACTGATACAGTAAGCAACTGCTATTTGAGATCGAAACAATCAActaagaacatcaaaaaaaaccACACAGGAATATATATAAATCAGATCTTTCTTACTGGTGTCATAAAATTAATTGTACTTTTGTTTTGGTGATGGCTAAAAAtttcaggcattaaaaaaaatttgcagattcccctggtggtcccctgccaatgcagagcatacaggctggatccctggtctgggaagattccacaatgtggggcaactaagcccatgagccacaactactgatggCTGAGCACCCTAGAGATCCTGGtccacagtaagagaagccattgcaacaTGACAGTAGCCCCCAatggccacaactagaaaaagcttTCATGTAGCAAGACCCAgggcagtaaagaaaaaaaaattattttttaatcgccaaaaaggaattaaaagatcCAGGTGCTTCAAATATTATTGAGGAGAACCATGTGGGAATAAAGATTTTTAagagcagaataaaaaaaaaaagaacagaataggTAGGATTCAGGAAAAAGAGCCTCTACCACAGCAGGAAATAAAGAACATTATTTACTTATGACCCAGCCTTTGCATTTCTTGGAGCTCCATTTGCTTCTAGACTGTTTCTGCACCTTTAACTTTTGTTTAACTGACTTacaaaaaggtaaaattttaTTACCTCTGTACTAGGACACACTTAAAATCCTGGGAAGTTAAATCCATTTGATTATTCCCAGCATAAATTAAGCACAAAGATGCACCTCAAGAGAGTCTTAAGAATTTAAACGCAACCTTTAAAATGTCCCTTAGCTAAGCCAAAGGACACAGAATTCTGAATTGTCTACTAGCTACCACTATACGGTCCAGAGCCTCCAATTATGCTCACCTTTGCTTGTTTACCTTCCATAACTGCCACACAGGAGTTGGTAGTACCCAAATCAATACCAACAACTGCTCCCTTGATTGCTTCTGATctgtaaaacatttaaaacaatgcTACGATCAGTTAACAGTGGTCTCCAAAATGGTGGTAAAAAAAAGCCCTATTTTACAATATGAAGGTAAACCTTGAAGAAGGTTTGGTAGAAAACAATTATTTGCTACTGTGGTGAAATAAACActctattaataaatataaatgtttttttccctGAACAAAATAATCATAAACTTAGAGACCACTGCTCTGGGACTTAATATTTATCATCTTactattaaaagaaatgaaattatactTACGCATAGTCCCGCCTTGAAACAATTCTAAAAGCCTCATGACTAAGGCCATTCCAgccatccttaaaaaaaaaaaaattgcatcagCCATCAACTACATATGAAAACTTGGGCTTAACTATTCTTCTGAAGAATATGTGAACGTTTGAGGTTTTCATTCTGAGTGGCTACCATGCATAAAGTTCATTGAAATAGTAAGATGTTTTATGTATAACAGGCATAACGGTACTGACACAGCAATCAAGTCCAAGAAAGTATAAGTTTTccaaataagtcagacaaacaaATTCATGTAATACTGTCCTGAATTACATTACCAAAAGGTTACTCAACTTCGGCATTATTGATTTTGAACAAAACTTTTGCTGGGAGCCTGGCTGTTCTATGCAATGCAGGGTGTTCAGCAACAACTTGGATCTTTACAACTAGAACTTAGTAGTAGCATGGTTACCCAGATTGTAACCACCAAAGTCATTTTCAAACATTGCCAAACATTCCCTAGAGAAGCaaaaatacattacaaaataaCTACTCAATTTCACTATCACAGCAGTGTCCCCTTAAGATCCACACATGTGTGTGTTGCAAATATAGATTTAACTTAATCTGAGCCATTTCCCCTGATGTTGCCAAGCTAATACTTTAAGGGGACTAGAAGTAGCAACCTTATGAATCAGTTTGGGGCAAGGGAAATGCGGAGTGGGGGGAAAATTGTCAGGAGTGGCCTCTGATCAGGATGAAAGACCTTTGTTACATTCTCACCTCAGGCTATTCCAACTCGTCCTTTACTCAACCTGAGCGCAAAGAAACACAATTCCAAAAGATGTATTTCTAGTCTTACACGATAATGAGCAATCACTCCATGGCCTTTTCctgatttgcttattttttctgaaataacGGAGATGATGATTCTTGGAAAACAACTATTAAATGTTCGCAAACAAAGCTTGACTTTTAATTTATTGCTCGGATGCTCTTTCTTCCTTCGTCATATCACAGTAACGGGGCCCTTGCACACTCCAGACTTTAGAAGACTCCTTCTTCTACCcgtaagagaaaatgaaaactataatagCTTTTCCTTCCCTATAGACTACGACCTCAAGGCCAAAACTGCGTAATCCGTATCAAAAAGCCTATCAGAACGACTACCAGCTACTTGGTGAAATATAACGGTGAAATAAAACTCTATGCTACCAAGGGGTGTGACTCAGCAAAGAGAGAAAGGCAAAACCCTGAATTAATCCTTGAACCAGCAACACTGAATACTAAAGGTCTGTTATTTTCCATCTCTCCTGTTTCCCGGAGGATTGTGACCCCGAAGGCCGCGGCCTGCAGCATTGACTCCCAAGACCGTGAGCCCCTCGGGGAGGGCCCGGCAGTCCCTTACCTGGTGGCGGGAGGCTGTGGGGCCCCGGGAGGCTGCGGTGCCGACGAGACGGGATACTGCGGCTCGGCTGGCGCTTATCATGGCTGCTAGACGGTGGAAGTACGAGACAGCAAAGAGACGCTCTGACGGCCGAGGGTAGCGCGGCGCAGAAGTGCTAGCGCTTCTGGAAACCTCCTACcacgtggggtggggggcgggggttgcCCGCTGCGGCCTGGAAGCCCGCTCATCCTCTGAGGCGCCGCTCGTGCTGCCTGATCAGAGAATACCTGTACGCCGCGCCCGGAGTCAGGGCCTATGGCTACTACGCTTCGAAGCCTaatagttgggaaaaatatgtCCTTCTGTGCCGGCTGCGGCAGGTCAGGGCTCCGTGAGAGGCGAGGAGGCCTAAGAGTAGTATAAGGCAAAACTGTGGACAACCCCGGTCCTCGGCGGCAGGAAGGACTCAAGGTCACACGGGATAAACTGCGAACAGATTACAGTCTCCTTGCGTCAGTTACGTGAGAGGCGGGCTCTGTTGCGCCTGCGCAACTGGCCGCCCGCCGAGGTCCTGGAGCGCATGTGCACAGGGAGAAGTGAAGAACTGGGTGGAGTCTGACTGCCGCTGTCATAGGGT from Dama dama isolate Ldn47 chromosome 9, ASM3311817v1, whole genome shotgun sequence carries:
- the HSPA9 gene encoding stress-70 protein, mitochondrial; translated protein: MISASRAAVSRLVGTAASRGPTASRHQDGWNGLSHEAFRIVSRRDYASEAIKGAVVGIDLGTTNSCVAVMEGKQAKVLENAEGARTTPSVVAFTADGERLVGMPAKRQAVTNPNNTFYATKRLIGRRYDDPEVQKDIKNVPFKIVRASNGDAWVEAHGKLYSPSQIGAFVLMKMKETAENYLGHTAKNAVITVPAYFNDSQRQATKDAGQISGLNVLRVINEPTAAALAYGLDKSEDKIIAVYDLGGGTFDISILEIQKGVFEVKSTNGDTFLGGEDFDQALLRHIVKEFKRETGVDLTKDNMALQRVREAAEKAKCELSSSVQTDINLPYLTMDASGPKHLNMKLTRAQFEGIVTDLIRRTIAPCQKAMQDAEVSKSDIGEVILVGGMTRMPKVQQTVQDLFGRAPSKAVNPDEAVAIGAAIQGGVLAGDVTDVLLLDVTPLSLGIETLGGVFTKLINRNTTIPTKKSQVFSTAADGQTQVEIKVCQGEREMAGDNKLLGQFTLIGIPPAPRGVPQIEVTFDIDANGIVHVSAKDKGTGREQQIVIQSSGGLSKDDIENMVKNAEKYAEEDRRKKERVEAVNMAEGIIHDTETKMEEFKDQLPADECNKLKEEISKMRELLARKDSETGENIRQAASSLQQASLKLFEMAYKKMASEREGSGSSGSGEQKDNQKEEKQ